One Bos taurus isolate L1 Dominette 01449 registration number 42190680 breed Hereford chromosome 16, ARS-UCD2.0, whole genome shotgun sequence DNA window includes the following coding sequences:
- the FMOD gene encoding fibromodulin precursor has translation MQWASILLLAGLCSLSWAQYEEDSHWWFQFLRNQQSTYDDPYDPYPYEPYEPYPYGGEEGPAYAYGSPPQPEPRDCPQECDCPPNFPTAMYCDNRNLKYLPFVPSRMKYVYFQNNQISSIQEGVFDNATGLLWIALHGNQITSDKVGKKVFSKLRHLERLYLDHNNLTRIPSPLPRSLRELHLDHNQISRVPNNALEGLENLTALYLHHNEIQEVGSSMKGLRSLILLDLSYNHLRKVPDGLPSALEQLYLEHNNVFSVPDSYFRGSPKLLYVRLSHNSLTNNGLASNTFNSSSLLELDLSYNQLQKIPPVSTNLENLYLQGNRINEFSISSFCTVVDVMNFSKLQVLRLDGNEIKRSAMPADAPLCLRLASLIEI, from the exons ATGCAGTGGGCGTCCATCCTGCTGCTGGCAGGGCTCTGCTCCCTCTCCTGGGCCCAATATGAGGAAGACTCTCACTGGTGGTTTCAGTTCCTCCGCAACCAGCAGTCCACCTACGACGATCCCTATGACCCCTACCCCTATGAGCCTTATGAGCCTTACCCCTACGGGGGAGAAGAAGGTCCAGCTTATGCTTACGGCTCTCCACCCCAACCAGAGCCCCGAGACTGCCCCCAGGAGTGCGACTGTCCCCCCAACTTCCCCACAGCCATGTACTGCGACAATCGCAATCTCAAGTACCTGCCCTTCGTCCCCTCCCGCATGAAATACGTCTACTTCCAGAACAACCAGATCTCTTCCATCCAGGAGGGTGTCTTCGACAATGCCACTGGGCTGCTCTGGATTGCTCTCCATGGCAACCAGATCACCAGTGATAAGGTGGGCAAGAAGGTTTTCTCCAAGCTGAGGCACCTGGAGAGGCTGTATCTGGACCACAACAACCTGACCCGGATACCCAGCCCACTGCCTCGGTCCCTGAGAGAGCTCCATCTTGACCACAACCAGATCTCAAGGGTCCCCAACAATGCGCTGGAGGGGCTGGAGAACCTCACAGCCTTGTACCTTCATCACAACGAGATCCAGGAAGTGGGCAGTTCTATGAAAGGCCTCCGATCATTGATCTTGCTGGACCTGAGCTACAACCACCTTAGGAAGGTACCTGATGGACTGCCCTCAGCCCTTGAGCAGCTGTACCTGGAGCACAACAACGTCTTCTCAGTCCCCGACAGCTACTTCCGGGGGTCACCCAAGCTGCTGTATGTGCGGCTATCCCACAACAGCCTCACCAACAATGGCCTGGCCTCAAATACCTTCAATTCCAGCAGCCTCCTTGAGCTCGACCTCTCCTACAACCAGCTGCAGAAGATCCCCCCAGTCAGCACCAACCTGGAGAACCTCTACCTCCAAGGCAATAGGATCAATG AGTTCTCCATCAGCAGCTTCTGCACCGTGGTGGATGTCATGAACTTCTCCAAGCTGCAGGTGCTGCGCCTGGATGGCAACGAGATCAAGCGCAGCGCCATGCCCGCTGACGCGCCCCTCTGCCTGCGCCTGGCTAGCCTCATCGAGATCTGA